AGTGACTCTCTTTACGCAATAACCCTTTAATGCAGGAAATCTAGCCATGCAAAAAGTCAATATTGGGCTAACTGGCGAACAGCGCCAGGGTGTCATTACGTTGCTTAACCAAGGACTAGCAGATACTTACCTACTGCTGGTTAAAACGAAAAAATATCACTGGGATGTGGTAGGTCCGCAGTTTATGACGTTGCACAAGCTGTGGAAAGTCCACTATGAAGCGCTTACCATTAACGCCGATGTCATCGCTGAGCGGGTTAGAACTCTAGGTGGGTACCCCGCCGGCACGATGGAAGGCTTCTTAAAGATTTGCTCGCTCAAAGAGCATGATGGTGACGTACCCACTACCACGGGCATGGTGTCTTACCTACTTGCCGACCACGAGCACATTGTACGCAACCTCCGGGAGCATATTGAGCAGTGTAGCAATACCTTCAAAGATGGCGGCACCGCCGACTTTCTTACTGGGCTGATGGTGCAGCATGAAGAAATTGCCTGGACACTGCGCTCGTTTATTGAGGGTGAAGCGCTGGAATCAGATGGGTTAAAGCCTCAGCCGAAAAAAGCGATGGTCGGGGTTTAGCCCCTACTTGAACTGGTTAAGGAGACGTCTGGAAGTAAATATCCTAGCCTGAGCTAGCAAACTTAGTCGCTGTAGTGCATCAACTAGGGATCATCTTG
The nucleotide sequence above comes from Candidatus Obscuribacterales bacterium. Encoded proteins:
- a CDS encoding Dps family protein; the protein is MQKVNIGLTGEQRQGVITLLNQGLADTYLLLVKTKKYHWDVVGPQFMTLHKLWKVHYEALTINADVIAERVRTLGGYPAGTMEGFLKICSLKEHDGDVPTTTGMVSYLLADHEHIVRNLREHIEQCSNTFKDGGTADFLTGLMVQHEEIAWTLRSFIEGEALESDGLKPQPKKAMVGV